In Priestia megaterium NBRC 15308 = ATCC 14581, the following proteins share a genomic window:
- a CDS encoding PP2C family protein-serine/threonine phosphatase codes for MSFDKEMRDLYKDILGNYIQTQNEQILYQGQKLSRKSLENEISPEDIVSIHKEVIEEIYSDIPEKVLHSLDFLLEVMISYGLALREHQTLKNKQRELRSEIEVAANVQQTLLGTKVPASSTLEIGAISVPAKQMNGDYFHFVEEEHGGLSIAIADVIGKGIPAAMCMSMIKYAMDSLPDSRKNPSYVLENLNNIVERNVDPSMFITMFYGSYNPETNLFDYASAGHEPGFYYDAKADSFEDLEAKGLVLGVDRHVKYLQYEQQLSKGDMIVLLTDGVTECRTEEGFIERLDIIKLIRKYMHLSPQEIVESVYKELEKLQHFQLRDDFTLIILKSLV; via the coding sequence ATGTCTTTTGATAAAGAGATGAGAGATTTATACAAAGATATTTTGGGGAACTATATCCAAACACAAAATGAACAAATTTTGTATCAAGGACAAAAACTAAGTAGAAAATCTTTAGAGAATGAAATATCGCCAGAAGATATTGTGAGCATTCATAAAGAAGTGATTGAAGAAATTTATTCTGATATTCCAGAAAAAGTGCTGCATTCTCTGGACTTTTTACTTGAGGTAATGATTAGCTACGGTCTTGCTCTTCGCGAGCATCAAACATTAAAAAATAAGCAGCGGGAACTTCGTTCTGAAATTGAAGTTGCCGCTAACGTCCAGCAGACGCTGTTGGGGACAAAGGTTCCGGCTAGTTCAACTTTAGAAATTGGTGCGATTAGCGTACCGGCTAAACAGATGAACGGAGATTATTTTCACTTTGTAGAAGAAGAGCACGGTGGGTTAAGTATTGCCATTGCCGATGTGATCGGCAAAGGAATTCCAGCTGCAATGTGTATGTCTATGATCAAATATGCAATGGACAGCTTACCGGACTCAAGAAAAAATCCAAGTTATGTATTAGAGAACTTGAATAATATTGTAGAGCGAAACGTAGATCCAAGTATGTTTATTACGATGTTCTACGGAAGCTATAATCCCGAGACAAACTTATTTGATTATGCATCTGCAGGGCATGAACCAGGTTTTTATTATGATGCCAAAGCTGATTCATTTGAAGATTTGGAAGCAAAAGGACTCGTGCTAGGAGTTGATCGCCATGTGAAATATCTTCAGTACGAGCAGCAGCTTTCAAAAGGCGATATGATTGTTCTGTTAACAGATGGCGTAACAGAATGCAGAACTGAAGAAGGATTTATTGAAAGATTGGACATCATAAAATTAATTCGAAAATACATGCATTTGTCTCCTCAAGAAATTGTAGAATCTGTATATAAAGAGCTGGAAAAATTACAGCATTTTCAATTGAGGGATGACTTTACATTGATTATTTTGAAGAGTTTAGTTTAA
- a CDS encoding anti-sigma factor antagonist, whose protein sequence is MNLKIDIQKDGQAYRIKLAGEIDAYTAPKLKEKFMEITEHTEPEIIVDLTDVSYMDSTGLGVFIALLKANKKNNGSLKFVGVSERIKRLFDITGLTDILNVNSQVEGGVK, encoded by the coding sequence ATGAATTTAAAAATAGATATACAAAAGGACGGTCAAGCATATCGTATTAAGCTGGCTGGAGAGATTGACGCATATACAGCACCTAAGCTAAAAGAAAAGTTCATGGAAATTACTGAACATACCGAACCAGAAATTATAGTCGATTTAACCGATGTATCATACATGGATAGTACAGGACTAGGTGTATTTATTGCATTGTTAAAAGCCAATAAGAAAAATAACGGCTCTTTGAAATTTGTTGGTGTATCAGAGCGCATCAAGCGCTTATTTGATATTACGGGCCTCACAGACATTTTAAACGTGAATTCACAAGTAGAAGGTGGCGTAAAATGA
- the rsbW gene encoding anti-sigma B factor RsbW, which yields MKQPYDFVEMKIPAKPDYVAIIRLTLSGVANRMGFSYDEIEDMKIAVSEACTNAVQHAYKNEENGEVRVGFGLFDDRLEIMVVDKGESFNFEELKEHIGPYETSREVEFLPEGGLGLYLIETLMDEVKMVNSKGVTLMMTKYVQREQVESDENTVSTYEIN from the coding sequence ATGAAACAGCCTTATGACTTTGTTGAGATGAAGATTCCTGCTAAGCCAGACTACGTAGCGATTATTCGACTGACGCTGTCTGGTGTAGCGAACCGGATGGGTTTTTCTTATGATGAAATTGAAGATATGAAAATTGCTGTGAGTGAGGCATGTACAAATGCCGTACAGCATGCTTACAAGAATGAAGAAAATGGTGAAGTGAGAGTAGGTTTTGGTTTATTTGATGACCGTTTAGAAATCATGGTGGTCGATAAAGGTGAAAGCTTTAATTTTGAAGAGCTTAAGGAACATATAGGACCTTATGAAACATCAAGAGAAGTTGAATTTCTTCCTGAAGGTGGACTTGGTTTATATTTAATTGAAACACTAATGGACGAAGTGAAAATGGTCAATTCAAAAGGTGTAACGCTAATGATGACTAAGTATGTGCAAAGAGAGCAGGTGGAGAGTGATGAAAACACAGTCTCAACCTATGAAATTAACTAA
- the sigB gene encoding RNA polymerase sigma factor SigB, whose amino-acid sequence MKTQSQPMKLTKEQVQERIERFQKTQDEEAQSDLVVHYKNLVESIARRYSKGRSLHEDIVQVGMLGLLGAIRRYDASFGRSFESFAVPTIIGEIKRFLRDKTWSVHVPRRIKELGPKIKAAVEELTTRLQRSPQVKEIADHIGVTEEEILETMEMGQSYQALSVDHSIEADSDGSTVTILDLVGEQESGYEKTDQRLVLEKILHVLSDREKEVIRYTFIENLSQKDAGEKLGISQMHVSRLQRRALDKLRTAARSDSNDSEYMS is encoded by the coding sequence ATGAAAACACAGTCTCAACCTATGAAATTAACTAAAGAACAGGTTCAGGAACGAATTGAGCGCTTTCAAAAAACGCAGGATGAAGAAGCACAAAGTGATCTAGTAGTACATTACAAGAACCTTGTTGAATCTATTGCACGTCGCTATTCAAAAGGCAGAAGCTTACATGAAGATATTGTGCAGGTAGGGATGCTAGGACTGTTAGGAGCTATTAGAAGGTATGATGCTTCATTTGGAAGAAGCTTTGAATCGTTTGCTGTTCCTACAATCATTGGAGAGATTAAGCGATTTTTACGCGATAAAACGTGGAGTGTTCACGTACCGCGCCGCATCAAAGAATTAGGTCCTAAAATTAAAGCAGCTGTCGAAGAGCTAACAACCCGTTTACAGCGATCTCCTCAAGTGAAAGAAATTGCTGATCATATCGGAGTGACAGAGGAAGAAATTTTAGAAACGATGGAGATGGGGCAAAGTTATCAAGCATTGTCTGTTGATCATTCCATTGAAGCAGACTCTGATGGAAGTACTGTTACAATCCTTGATTTAGTAGGTGAACAAGAGTCGGGTTATGAGAAAACTGATCAGCGCTTAGTGTTAGAAAAGATTCTTCATGTATTAAGCGATAGAGAAAAAGAAGTGATTCGCTATACATTTATTGAAAATCTGAGTCAAAAAGATGCCGGTGAGAAGTTAGGGATTTCTCAAATGCATGTATCTCGACTGCAAAGAAGAGCTCTTGATAAGCTAAGGACTGCAGCTCGCTCAGATTCTAACGATTCGGAGTATATGTCGTGA
- a CDS encoding PP2C family serine/threonine-protein phosphatase — MTVDPNTKLIQTHIYQEPKQGNVCCGDSYYVKETDDYFLCAVADGLGSGEQARAASVAVTDVAKAHHHLDVDEIISKCNKATRHTRGAAVAILKIDKKHNEFHYTNVGNIRFYLYSPEGKLTYPLPIQGFLSGKIQKFRTQTFPYDSGSKFLIHTDGLELKEIKSVFANSMNVDQLSTRLQAAIRSHNDDITYIAGHLPTA, encoded by the coding sequence ATGACAGTAGACCCTAATACAAAGTTGATTCAAACTCATATATACCAAGAGCCAAAGCAAGGGAACGTATGTTGTGGAGATAGTTACTATGTCAAAGAAACGGATGACTATTTTCTATGTGCAGTGGCAGATGGATTAGGAAGCGGTGAACAAGCTAGAGCCGCTTCTGTAGCTGTTACGGATGTAGCGAAAGCTCATCATCATCTAGATGTGGATGAGATCATTTCTAAGTGTAACAAAGCTACTCGACATACAAGAGGTGCGGCAGTAGCTATTTTGAAAATTGATAAAAAACATAACGAATTTCATTATACAAATGTAGGTAATATCCGCTTTTATCTGTATTCTCCGGAGGGGAAATTAACGTACCCTCTGCCAATTCAAGGTTTTTTATCAGGGAAAATTCAAAAGTTCCGCACACAAACCTTCCCATATGACTCCGGTTCTAAATTTTTGATTCATACAGATGGCTTAGAATTAAAAGAGATTAAATCTGTTTTTGCTAACTCGATGAATGTAGATCAATTGTCGACACGGCTACAGGCAGCAATTCGATCTCATAATGACGATATTACGTATATCGCTGGTCATCTTCCAACTGCATAG
- a CDS encoding Tex family protein codes for MSVATKLDNQIVQRVSKEVEISQKQVQNVIALVEDGNTVPFIARYRKEQTGALDEVQIRNILDSWNYLMNLEERKEEVLRLIEEQGKLTEELAAQIHQAKKLQQVEDLYRPFKQKRRTKATVAKEKGLEPLAQWLLSLPRSDVKNEAKTYINEEAGVQSSEEAIQGALDIVAEQISDEASYRQWIRTTTVKDGIIVTSVKDPEKDEKNIYEMYYEYTEAVKRIVPHRILAMNRGEKDGILKVSIDAPTDRILSYLHKQVIKKRDSSAESYIISAIEDAYKRLIEPSIEREIRKELSEKAEERAIHIFSENLRKLLLQPPLKGKVVLGVDPAFRTGCKLAVVDETGKVLKIDVIYPHPPVRKAAEAQNKLKKMFAEYPIEVVAIGNGTASRETEQFVAGVLKEIENPVYYLIVNEAGASVYSASDVAREEFPDFQVEERSAVSIARRLQDPLAELVKIDPKSVGVGQYQHDVSQKQLNDSLTFIVETVVNQVGVNANTASASLLQYVAGLNKTVAQNIVKYRDENGKFSNRKQLKKIPRLGAKTYEQCIGFLRIIEGEEPLDRTGIHPETYGDVKKLLKKVEVKETELGTEKVKEALKHISLPEISEELRIGELTLKDIIEALVRPERDPRDELPKPLLRQDILKLEDLAKGIQLEGTVRNVVDFGAFIDIGVKQDGLVHISKLTNRYVKHPLDVVSVGDLVNVWVEDVDMKKGRVALTMIPPHQ; via the coding sequence GTGTCTGTTGCAACGAAATTAGATAATCAAATTGTTCAACGTGTAAGTAAAGAGGTGGAGATTTCACAAAAGCAAGTACAAAACGTAATTGCTTTAGTAGAAGACGGTAATACAGTTCCCTTTATTGCTCGATATAGAAAAGAACAAACTGGTGCTTTGGATGAAGTCCAAATCCGGAATATTTTAGATTCCTGGAATTACTTAATGAATTTAGAAGAGCGTAAAGAGGAAGTTCTTCGATTAATTGAAGAGCAAGGGAAATTAACTGAGGAACTGGCTGCTCAAATTCATCAAGCGAAGAAATTGCAACAAGTAGAAGATTTATACCGCCCTTTTAAGCAAAAACGACGTACAAAAGCAACTGTAGCAAAAGAAAAAGGTCTTGAACCATTAGCACAGTGGCTACTAAGTCTTCCACGTTCTGACGTGAAGAACGAAGCGAAAACATACATAAATGAAGAAGCGGGAGTTCAATCTTCTGAAGAAGCTATTCAGGGAGCCCTAGACATTGTAGCGGAACAAATTTCTGACGAAGCATCTTACCGTCAATGGATTCGTACGACTACTGTAAAAGATGGCATAATTGTTACTTCAGTCAAAGATCCGGAAAAAGATGAAAAAAATATCTATGAAATGTACTATGAATATACAGAAGCGGTAAAGCGAATCGTTCCTCATCGTATCTTAGCCATGAATAGAGGAGAAAAAGACGGTATTTTAAAAGTGAGTATTGATGCGCCTACAGATCGTATTCTTTCATATTTACATAAACAAGTAATCAAAAAAAGGGATTCTTCAGCTGAAAGTTATATCATCTCAGCTATAGAAGATGCTTATAAACGCTTAATAGAACCATCTATTGAACGCGAAATCCGTAAAGAGCTATCAGAAAAAGCGGAAGAAAGAGCTATTCACATCTTTTCTGAAAACTTACGGAAACTTCTTCTCCAACCTCCATTGAAAGGGAAAGTGGTATTAGGAGTAGATCCAGCTTTTCGAACAGGCTGCAAATTAGCTGTAGTAGATGAAACAGGCAAGGTATTAAAAATTGATGTTATTTATCCACATCCTCCTGTGAGAAAAGCAGCTGAAGCGCAAAATAAATTAAAGAAAATGTTCGCTGAATACCCTATTGAAGTAGTAGCCATTGGAAACGGAACGGCATCTCGCGAAACGGAGCAATTTGTAGCGGGTGTTCTTAAAGAGATTGAAAACCCAGTTTATTATTTGATTGTGAATGAAGCGGGAGCAAGCGTATATTCGGCTTCTGATGTGGCTAGAGAGGAATTTCCTGATTTTCAAGTAGAAGAGCGAAGCGCTGTATCGATTGCCAGAAGGCTGCAAGATCCGCTGGCTGAACTTGTGAAAATCGATCCTAAGTCGGTAGGAGTAGGGCAGTATCAGCATGATGTGTCTCAAAAGCAATTAAATGATTCACTGACTTTTATTGTGGAGACAGTAGTAAATCAGGTAGGAGTAAATGCAAACACGGCTTCTGCTTCGCTTCTACAATACGTTGCTGGTCTAAATAAGACAGTTGCTCAAAACATTGTAAAATATCGGGATGAAAACGGAAAATTCTCTAACCGAAAACAGTTGAAGAAAATTCCGCGTCTAGGCGCTAAAACGTATGAGCAGTGTATTGGTTTTTTACGTATTATAGAAGGTGAAGAACCTTTAGACAGAACGGGTATCCATCCTGAAACATATGGAGACGTTAAAAAGCTTTTAAAGAAAGTTGAAGTGAAAGAGACTGAGCTTGGAACGGAGAAAGTAAAAGAAGCATTAAAACATATTTCTTTACCCGAAATATCAGAAGAACTAAGGATAGGGGAGCTTACTTTAAAAGACATTATAGAAGCGCTTGTAAGACCGGAAAGAGATCCTCGTGATGAACTGCCAAAACCTTTGCTCCGTCAGGATATTTTGAAACTAGAGGATCTTGCCAAAGGTATTCAGCTTGAAGGCACGGTGCGAAACGTCGTAGACTTCGGAGCGTTCATCGATATAGGAGTTAAGCAAGACGGTCTAGTCCATATTTCTAAATTAACAAATCGGTACGTTAAGCACCCCCTCGATGTCGTTTCAGTAGGAGATTTGGTGAATGTGTGGGTAGAAGACGTAGATATGAAAAAAGGAAGAGTCGCACTGACGATGATTCCGCCTCATCAATAA
- the cmpA gene encoding cortex morphogenetic protein CmpA codes for MPMWLQKQMRRAYSEKDRAQIKLLNQCWFFYQKNNSAS; via the coding sequence ATGCCAATGTGGCTACAAAAACAAATGAGGCGCGCTTATTCTGAAAAAGACCGTGCACAAATAAAATTGCTCAATCAATGTTGGTTTTTTTATCAAAAAAATAACTCCGCTTCTTAA
- a CDS encoding SprT family protein: MNDKDLQILVEEISLKLFHKPFRHEATFNSRLRTTGGRYLLRTSNIEVNYKYFEQYGTQEIVAIIKHELCHYHLHIEGKGYKHGDQDFKSLMKEVGAPRFCQALKKESDGKKKEHIYVCMQCEQKYVRKRKVNTVKYVCGKCKGKLKKV; the protein is encoded by the coding sequence ATGAATGATAAGGATTTACAAATACTTGTAGAAGAAATTTCATTGAAGCTGTTTCACAAACCATTTCGTCATGAAGCCACTTTTAATTCTCGTTTACGTACAACAGGTGGAAGGTATTTATTACGTACATCTAATATAGAAGTAAACTACAAATACTTTGAACAATATGGCACACAAGAAATAGTAGCAATCATTAAACATGAGCTCTGTCACTATCATTTGCATATTGAGGGGAAAGGGTATAAGCATGGAGATCAAGACTTTAAAAGCCTAATGAAAGAAGTAGGCGCCCCCCGGTTTTGTCAGGCATTGAAAAAAGAAAGTGATGGAAAGAAAAAAGAGCACATATATGTATGTATGCAGTGTGAGCAAAAATATGTTCGAAAAAGAAAAGTGAACACGGTTAAATATGTTTGTGGAAAGTGTAAAGGTAAATTAAAAAAAGTGTAG